TCAGGCGCGATCGCCAAAATACTCGCGGCACCACTGCACCACCGGCGGCAGGCCCTGTTCGATCGGGGTGGCTGCGTCGAAGCCGAAGGCCTCGTGAGCGCGGCGGGTGTCGGCCATCGTGCGCACCATGTCGCCCGGCTGCATCGGCTTGTAGACCTTCTGCGCGGGGCGGCCGGCGGCCTGCTCGATCACGCTGATGAAGCGCTCCAGCTCGACCGGGGTGTGGTTGCCGAGATTGAACACCCGGTGCGGCACGGGTTCGGTGCTGGGGTTCGCGAGGGCGCCGAGGATGCCCGATACGATGTCGGAAACATGTGTGAAATCGCGCTGCATGCGCCCTTCGTTGAACACGTCGATCGGCCGCCCGGCCAGCACCGCGCGCGAGAACAGCAGCGGCGCCATGTCCGGCCGGCCCCACGGACCGTACACGGTGAAGAAGCGCAGGCCGGTGGAACGCAGGCCGTACAGCTGCGCGTAGGTGTAGGCCATCAGCTCGTTGGCCGCCTTGGTGGCCGCATACAGCGAGCGCGGCTGGTCCACGCGCTGGTCCTCGGAGAACGGCGGCGTGGCCGAATCGCCATACACCGAACTGCTGGAGGCGTAGACCAGGTGCTGCACACCGCGGTGGCGGCACAGCTCGAGCATGTTGACGAAACCGACCAGGTTGCTGTCGACGTAGGCGTGCGGGTTTTCCAGCGAGTAACGCACGCCGGCCTGCGCGGCCAGGTGGATCACCGCCGTCGGCTGCACCTCATCGAACAGCGCGGCCAGCCCCTGCTGGTCGGTCAGGTCCAGCGTGCGCAGGTCCAGGCCCGGGCACAGCGCGGCGACACGATCACGCTTGATCTGCGGGTCGTAGTAGTCGTTGAAGTTGTCCAGGCCAACCACGGCCTGGCCGGCCTCCAGCAGCGCGCGGGCAGTGTAGGCACCGATGAAGCCGGCAGCGCCGGTGAGCAGGATGGTCATGGCAAGGGCTCTGGAACGAAGTTCAGACGAAGGATGTTACCGATCTCAGAAGAAACCGAAACGCTTCTTTGCGACGTTGGTCCGACCCGGCACGATCACATCCTTGATGTTCTTCGCATCGAAGCGGCCCAGCAGGGTCTCGGCATCCTTCTTCAATTTCAGGTCCATCTCTTCCGGGTACAGCGGAACGATGGACATGAATTCAACGGTGATGCCGTCGTCCAGCTGCAGTGTGGCGAAGTCATCGGGGGCGGAGACCGGCGGCAGCACGATGGCACCATCGAAACCCACACCGGGCGCGTACGGCTCGGCGGGGTGGCCGTTGGGAATGGTGTGGCCGAAGCCGAGCCAGGTGTCGTACTCGTGCGGCAGGCGCGCCAGCGTCTTCAGCAGGCGCACCGGCCAGTAGTTGCGTTCATCCTCGAAGGCGTCCTGGGTGATCGGCCAGTCGGCCGGTAGGGTCACCATCAGTTCCATGTACTGCGGCACCTCCACCTCTGCGGGCGTGGTCATGGGCAGGTCGCTCATGCCCGAGGTCACCAGGCGCAGGTACGGGAATTGTTCGCTGGCCGGCACGACGTGCACGTCGATATGCACCAGGTCGGAGATGATTTCGTGGAATACACCGGACACCGGGCCCAGATGGCGCTCGATGTGCGCACTGATGGCCTCGATGTGCGATTCACCCCGGGCCGGGGTGAACTCCTTCTCCCGGCTGTGCCGCAGGATCGGGCTGCCGCCCGGGCTGGTGTCGTCGGTCTCAATGCTCATTCCTGCTCCCTGGATGAGCCGCGGCACGGCGCCGTCCGGCGGTGTGCGAGGTTCCTGCCGTGCGCGGTTGCAGTGATGCCACGCTCAACCCTGGCGGGTGCGCAGCTTTTCCAGCACGCCGTCCAGCGTGTCCAGATCGGTGTAATGGATGATCAGCTTGCCCTTGCCGCCGCGGCCGTGGTTGATGGCCACCTTGGTACCCAGCGATTCGGACAGCTCGGTTTCCAGCGAAGCGATGTCGGCCTGCTGCACCTTCGGCGAGGCCACCGGACGGTTGCTCGGCACCTTGCCGGCGGCGAATGCCTGCGCACGGCGCTCAACCTCGCGCACCGACCAGCCTTCATCCGCCGCTTCCTGGGCCAGCTTGCCGGCCAGTTCCGGGGCCAGCGTCAGCAGCGCGCGGGCGTGGCCCATTTCCAGGCGGCGGGTTTCCAGCAGCAGGCGGATGGCGACCGGCAGCTCCAGCAGGCGCAGCAGGTTGGACACCGCCGCGCGCGAGCGGCCGACGGCTTCGGCAGCCTCGGCGTGG
Above is a genomic segment from Stenotrophomonas sp. ESTM1D_MKCIP4_1 containing:
- a CDS encoding NAD-dependent epimerase/dehydratase family protein gives rise to the protein MTILLTGAAGFIGAYTARALLEAGQAVVGLDNFNDYYDPQIKRDRVAALCPGLDLRTLDLTDQQGLAALFDEVQPTAVIHLAAQAGVRYSLENPHAYVDSNLVGFVNMLELCRHRGVQHLVYASSSSVYGDSATPPFSEDQRVDQPRSLYAATKAANELMAYTYAQLYGLRSTGLRFFTVYGPWGRPDMAPLLFSRAVLAGRPIDVFNEGRMQRDFTHVSDIVSGILGALANPSTEPVPHRVFNLGNHTPVELERFISVIEQAAGRPAQKVYKPMQPGDMVRTMADTRRAHEAFGFDAATPIEQGLPPVVQWCREYFGDRA
- a CDS encoding suppressor of fused domain protein, with translation MSIETDDTSPGGSPILRHSREKEFTPARGESHIEAISAHIERHLGPVSGVFHEIISDLVHIDVHVVPASEQFPYLRLVTSGMSDLPMTTPAEVEVPQYMELMVTLPADWPITQDAFEDERNYWPVRLLKTLARLPHEYDTWLGFGHTIPNGHPAEPYAPGVGFDGAIVLPPVSAPDDFATLQLDDGITVEFMSIVPLYPEEMDLKLKKDAETLLGRFDAKNIKDVIVPGRTNVAKKRFGFF